In the Atribacterota bacterium genome, TTAAATAAGTTAAGAGTTACTCTTTTAATGTTGTACCTTGACAGACTTTTAGTTAACCGTTAATATTGGTATGTTTTTTATTAGAGTGTACATGAGAAAGAAGGTTGGATAATTTGTTTTTTCTATTTTTTCTGTATTTATTTCTGATGCCGATATTTTTCTTTTTTATAGTGGCGTTATTTTTCCTACCCTATGGGTTTACAGCATATTCTTTTATAACCCTGATAACTGTTCCCAAGCAGATATGGAAGGTAGCTAACAGTAAAAATTTAAGAAAAAATCATGCCATAGAGCATGCTACTATAAATCTCTTAGAACAGAAGGCAGGACATCGCTTAAATGTTTCCGGTTTATCAAAGGAAGATGGTTTTTATATCTCGGGAATACAGAATCCGGAAATAGTGGAAGATGCGGCAATTCGAGGACTAAACCTTTTAAAACAGGGTAGTTGTCAGCTGGCAATTCATAAACGTTGCGGAACTGATATGGCAATTGCTAATTTTGTAAGTGCCCTGATATTTTTGATTTTGCTTTTCAGCACAGGTATGTTTAGTATTTTGAATATCATAATTGCTTTATTGCTTTCTAATCTTATAAGTCCTTATCTGGGAGAGTATGTACAAAAATATTTTACAACTTCCTGTGATGTAGCAAATATGGAAATAGTTGGCCTGGAGTTCGAATTAGGAAGACAAGAAGAAGCCGGAATGTTATTGAGACACTTTCCGGGAGGATACTTTATAAAAACCGTTTCATATGTAATTGATTATAATTAATACCATATGTATTTGAAATAATCAGGATAAGGAGGTTGTTTATATGGTTGGCAAACAAGAGTTAAATGAAAAAGTTTTGATTTCCAAAATAAACAAAATTGGTATTGTCCACTTGCATGGTGCTGAGAAATATTTAGAAAAACATAAGCCGAAAATGTGCTTTTTAATTTCTTTATCCCAGCCCCATGAGAATGTCTTAAAATATGCTGAAGATATTAAAGGACTGCAAATAGTTGTTTCATCAAACTTTGAAGATGAAAAAAAGAAAATTGAGCAAGACTATAAGGATACAGAAATTGTTATGATTGATTCCTATCAGCTTGCCGGTAGAGACGGGATGCTTGATGGAGCTTAAAAAATACCAGAAAGGGAGGAGAATACATGAAACAGATAGACAAACTGGATATTACAGATAATAAGAGGTTAGTGCTGTCCGTAGGTGAATTCAGAGGCGCTCAAAGAGTTGATATCAGGACATTTGTAAAGCTCAAAGATAAAGATGAATATATCCAGACTAAAAAAGGAATCAACTTTAATGCTGAATGGGTAGATGATTTTGTTAAGATGGTAGAAAAATTAAAAGATACTAAGTTTGAGTAATTTTTATTATAATTATTTTTAGGCATTGATATCTGAATCTAAAATAATCTAATATGAAAATTTATATAAACAAATTTGACAGGTAAAAATGATTAGGGCGGGGAATTAATAAATTTTCCGCCCTATCTTATTGTAAAAAGCCATGATTTCTTTCTTTCATCATTAGTTATTTTATCATAAGCAGTGATATTTGCTATCCATGTCCGCTTCTGGAGCAACTTGGGAGCTACCGGAGTAAAAGATACTTCGTGTAATTCATTGCAATAGTCATAATTTAACAAACCAGATCCACTCAGTCTAAAAAACAAAGAGTCAGGTTCAATATTAGGATTATTCAGTAATGCCCCTATCTTTATTTCCTGATTATCGGTAACGGCACCGTCAGCAGGAAACACATCATATACCTCTAATGTTTTTTGCTGAAGCAATTTTACTAATCGTTGTTTTGAAAAACCGGCTGGAATAATCTGCCGGTTTAGTGAAAATGGATCAATAGGGATAGAATTATTCATGCTATTTACATTGAGAAGGGCTTCATAACCAGCTTTTTCGGCTATCATTTTAATTTCCCTGCTATAGACGCCATAAGGATATGCAAAGGATTCAACAGTGACACCGGTATTTCTTTCCAGGATTGCTCTGGACAAAGTAATTTCTTTTTCTATCCTTTCCAGATATTCTATGTGAGACTCATCTTTTTTCATATTAAGTAAATTACTATGACTGAGAGTATGAGAGCCAATTTCTATTCCAGTATCTATCATTTCCCTGATTTCCTGCCAGGATATTTGATGGTGACCGTTGCCGATAAAATCAGTGTAGAGAAAAAGATTTGCCGGGATCTGATATTTCTTTAATATGGGGAAGGCAAGTTCGTAGACAGATTTAAATCCATCATCGATAGTAATAACAACAGGCTTTTCCGGAAAGAAGTTATTCCTTATACATTCTAAAAGTTGGCTTATAGAAATAATCTTATAACCATTGTCATTTAGATAGGCAATATGTTCTTCAAATAAGTCTATATTGATAGTATAGTCATCCGGGCTATCACCAATACAGAATTTATGATATGTTAAAATTGGCACTGTTGTTTCATTCAGGCTATATGTAACTGAACAAATTCCCGAACCAGTTATAACCAAAAAAAATGCGGCAATTATTAAAATAAACGTTAAAAGAATAGTTATTCTTTTTCTTGTAATTGGGTTTATATTACTCATAGCGAAATAATTTCCTGATCTAATGATTCTTAAGATACCTGCAGAATTTTGTTAAATATTGGAATTATATCTTTAAGTTGTTTAATCGTGTAATCTGCAAGAGCCGGCTTTTGCAGATTGTTCTGGTAATTATCTATCCAGATAGTAGTCATATCCAAATTCTTTCCCCCTGCAATGTCCTTACTGTACGAATCTCCAATCATTATAGATTCATTTCCTTTACAACTTGCTTTATTTAAAGCAGTTTCAAAAATGCAAGGACCGGGTTTATAAACTTTAACTTCTTCGGAAGTGGTTATGGAATCAAAAACACCATTAAGTTTCAAAGACTGAAACTGTTTTTGCTGGTAATCATTGTCGATATCACTGATAATTCCGCAATGACACCCTTTGTCCTTAACCTGATTTATTACATCCCATACCCCTTCGACCAGTTGGGCATATTTTATATGGTTATCCAGAAAAATTATATTAAACCAATCCATATCAGTTTTTTTTGCTTCTATATTAAACTCTTTTAATATTCCCCGGAAGGCATTGAATGAAAAAGAAATCAGTCTTTTAAATTGCATAGAACTACTTTGAGCAAATTCTTTTATGGTCATGTCATTATTAAATAATTGAGATTGATAGATTTCTAACAAATCTTCTTCTGAGACAGATATGCTATAATGTGTTTTAATATCTTTCATCATATTCTGATGGGCAATCTTATCACTTTCGGCATCCATAAGAGTACCCCCAAAATCAAAAAATATAGCCTTAACACTCTTTTTATGGCTCATTTTTATTTTTTCCAATCCTCTTAAGTTTTTTAAAATTTTCTATTGCTTTTGCTGTAAAAATGTAATAAATTTTTTATTATATTAAAATTATAACAGATATGTGCAAAAATATTTAATTTTTGTCAATTGCAATTTCTATAATTATAGTGGCACTTGGTATAATTTATGTGTAGAATATAAATAAAAATAATAAAAAAGTATAACAGGCAAAGGAGAACAAGAATGGAAATAAAAACAATTAAGTTAGAATATCCAGAGGAGGCAAATATTATTCTCGGCCAAAGCCATTTTATTAAAACTGCTGAGGATCTCTATGAAATAATGGTATCAACTGTACCGGGAATGAAATTTGGAATAGCTTTTAATGAAGCATCAGGTCCATGCCTGGTAAGGGCAGAAGGGAATGATAATAAGTTAAAATCAATAGCTGTTTCCAATATAAAAGAGGTCGGAGCCGGGCATGCTTTTATTATAATTTTAGAGAATGCCTTCCCGATCAATGTATTAAATGCAGTGAAGCAATGTCCGGAAGTCTGTCGAATATTTTGCGCTTCTGCCAATCCGGTAGAAGTAATTGTAGCAGAAACAGAGCAAGGTCGAGGTATTATAGGAGTAATTGACGGTTTAATGCCGAAGGGAATTGAGAAGGAAGAGGATATTGAAAAAAGAAGAAAGTTTTTAAGAACTATCAATTATAAACTTTAACAGTTTTTAATTTTTATTAAAAACTTTAAACAAGGAAAGGTAGAAGAGTTTGATTCAGGTTAATAATCTGAAAAAAGTATTTAATGACAAAAAAAGAGGCAGGATAACTGCGGTTAATAATATTAGTTTTCATGCCAGGGAGGGAGAGGTATTTGGTTTATTAGGGCCTAACGGTGCAGGAAAGACTACCACTTTGCGAATTTTGGCAACTATGATGGCTCCAACTTCAGGTGAAGTAATTGTAAATGAATACAATGTGGTAAAAGCTGCTCACAAAGTTAGACAGAATATCGGCTTCCTTTCCAGTGAAACGGGGTTATACGACAGGTTTACTCCTCGAGAGACAGTTCGCTTCTTCGGTAAGATTAACGGAATGAATGACCGGGATATCGATGACAGAATTAATGAGATATTCAATATTTTAGGAATGAATGCCTTCGGGGATGTCCGGGTTGATAAATTGTCTACCGGTATGAAGCAAAAGCTTTCCATTGCCAGGGCAATTATTCATAACCCACCTGTATTAATTTTTGATGAGCCAACCGTTGGCCTGGATGTTATTACTGCCAGGGTGGTAATTGAGTATATAAAAGAATTCAGAAAACAGGGGAAGTGTATTATTTTTTCAACCCACCACATGCATGAAGCAGAAAAATTATGTGATACAATTGCTATTATTCACCTGGGCAAACTTCTTTCAGCAGGGTCATTAGAAAAACTTAAAAGGGATGTCCGGCTTGATGATTTGGAAGAAATATTTTTTAAATTGATTGAAACGGAAAATAACAATAAATGAATTGGAATAATATTAGATTAGTATATTTCAAGGAGATTCTTGGCGCAATCCGTGACCGTAGAACACTAATAAGCATGATTATTATACCACTTGTTTTTTATCCACTGTTATTTTTTGGGATTGGATATTTTACAATGACAGGTCAGCAAAAAACAGAGTCCTTACCTTCAATTATTGCTGTACATGGAGAAGAAAGTGCCCCCGGATTGATAGAAATCCTAAAAGAGGAAGAAAAAATTC is a window encoding:
- a CDS encoding DUF6391 domain-containing protein, which translates into the protein MFFLFFLYLFLMPIFFFFIVALFFLPYGFTAYSFITLITVPKQIWKVANSKNLRKNHAIEHATINLLEQKAGHRLNVSGLSKEDGFYISGIQNPEIVEDAAIRGLNLLKQGSCQLAIHKRCGTDMAIANFVSALIFLILLFSTGMFSILNIIIALLLSNLISPYLGEYVQKYFTTSCDVANMEIVGLEFELGRQEEAGMLLRHFPGGYFIKTVSYVIDYN
- a CDS encoding transcriptional coactivator p15/PC4 family protein, producing MKQIDKLDITDNKRLVLSVGEFRGAQRVDIRTFVKLKDKDEYIQTKKGINFNAEWVDDFVKMVEKLKDTKFE
- a CDS encoding ATP-binding cassette domain-containing protein, yielding MIQVNNLKKVFNDKKRGRITAVNNISFHAREGEVFGLLGPNGAGKTTTLRILATMMAPTSGEVIVNEYNVVKAAHKVRQNIGFLSSETGLYDRFTPRETVRFFGKINGMNDRDIDDRINEIFNILGMNAFGDVRVDKLSTGMKQKLSIARAIIHNPPVLIFDEPTVGLDVITARVVIEYIKEFRKQGKCIIFSTHHMHEAEKLCDTIAIIHLGKLLSAGSLEKLKRDVRLDDLEEIFFKLIETENNNK
- a CDS encoding polysaccharide deacetylase family protein, which produces MSNINPITRKRITILLTFILIIAAFFLVITGSGICSVTYSLNETTVPILTYHKFCIGDSPDDYTINIDLFEEHIAYLNDNGYKIISISQLLECIRNNFFPEKPVVITIDDGFKSVYELAFPILKKYQIPANLFLYTDFIGNGHHQISWQEIREMIDTGIEIGSHTLSHSNLLNMKKDESHIEYLERIEKEITLSRAILERNTGVTVESFAYPYGVYSREIKMIAEKAGYEALLNVNSMNNSIPIDPFSLNRQIIPAGFSKQRLVKLLQQKTLEVYDVFPADGAVTDNQEIKIGALLNNPNIEPDSLFFRLSGSGLLNYDYCNELHEVSFTPVAPKLLQKRTWIANITAYDKITNDERKKSWLFTIR
- a CDS encoding adenosine-specific kinase, producing MEIKTIKLEYPEEANIILGQSHFIKTAEDLYEIMVSTVPGMKFGIAFNEASGPCLVRAEGNDNKLKSIAVSNIKEVGAGHAFIIILENAFPINVLNAVKQCPEVCRIFCASANPVEVIVAETEQGRGIIGVIDGLMPKGIEKEEDIEKRRKFLRTINYKL
- a CDS encoding HAD family hydrolase, with protein sequence MSHKKSVKAIFFDFGGTLMDAESDKIAHQNMMKDIKTHYSISVSEEDLLEIYQSQLFNNDMTIKEFAQSSSMQFKRLISFSFNAFRGILKEFNIEAKKTDMDWFNIIFLDNHIKYAQLVEGVWDVINQVKDKGCHCGIISDIDNDYQQKQFQSLKLNGVFDSITTSEEVKVYKPGPCIFETALNKASCKGNESIMIGDSYSKDIAGGKNLDMTTIWIDNYQNNLQKPALADYTIKQLKDIIPIFNKILQVS